The following DNA comes from Ignavibacteria bacterium.
CCACATCATTACTTACATAATAAATATTATCCCTGAAAGCTCTAACTATCGGACCCGCTGTGTTTTCATTTTCATTTACCGATATGCTTATCTTCTCCAGGTAATCAAGATGCTCGCCGTATTTATATGCAGGAATAACATCTCCTGTTTTTTCATCTACTATACCTATCCAGGCCATTTTAAAATGACCGTATTCTACTGCAAGGCGGCAGGCATCGGTGAGGATCTGTTCTTTATCGCTGGCTCTTACAATAAGCTGATTCATATTTGTTAATAAAGAATAAACCCTGTTGTGGTACTTAATTCTTTCTCCGGATTCGAACCTTTCAGTAATATCAAGTGATGTGCCGAACATCCCCTGGAACTTACCTTCCGGGGTTTTGTTTACTATACAATTGGTTAACAGATGTTTTTCTTTTCCTTTAGAATCAGTTATCCTGCTTTCATACTGCAATACCTCTCTGCCGCTTAGCGCTGAATCAATCATTGCCTTTTTATCTTCATCAATCTGTTCACTGGTCGCGAAATCTGTAAACTTTTTCCCGATCATTTCTTCAGGATCGAGACCATAAATTGTTTTGGAAGCATTATTCACAAAGGTTATTACATTTTCAGAATCTGTAGCCCAAATAAGTTCATGCGAAGTTTCAACCAGTGTTCTGTATTTGCTTTCACTGCTGATCAGCTTCTTTTCAATTTCTTTCCTGATAGAAAGATCATGTACAATCTGGATAAACTGAATGCTGTCTGCTTTTACTACTGCTTTAATGCTGACTTCTACCGGGAACAGCGAACCATCCTTTTTCCTGTGATTAACTTCATATGAGCTTCCGAATCCTTTAAGGGCATTATCCATCTGCATTTTTATGAAATTCTCATCATTATATTCATGCAAAGAAACCAGCTGCATCTTAATAAACTCTGCCTGAGTAAAACCGTAAAGAGCGGAAGCTTTTGAGTTAGCTTCAATTATCATGTAATTCTTATCAATAAGAAAAATGGGGTCGTTAGCATTATCATAAATATTTTTCCATTTTTCTTCCGATTCCTTGATCTCATCTTCCAGTTTTTCGCGTATTTTTTCACGCCTGTTGATCATAAAATAAAGGATCAATGAAGTACTTACGATAAAGAAAAGCCCTTTATACAGCTCAAACATCGGGCCATGATCAGAGCCTTCAGTAAAATATTCTACAGCTTTTCCTGAAATTGTAATCCATAAAATACCGATTATCAGATATGTAATAGTGATAAAAAGCGCAGAGGAACGTATTTTTGTTTTATGAATCAAAAGGTAATATTAAATTTCAGCTAATAAAATAATTCCAAAATAAATTTCAGAACTAATGCTGTTAATTCTTCATTATGTTACCGGACAATTTGTAATAAATTTTTAATAAATTTGCAGGGTTGCAGATTTGTACAAAAAAATTGAAAATTATAGTCCTGCAAAATCGCATTTGTAATATAAATAATAATTTAATTATATAATATGCTATACAGGAAAACCGTTAGATAACTGATAATCCATTAAGATAAAGAAGAAAATTAAAATATCCGGATAATAATCAATTATTCATAATTTGTTCTATTTCTTCTGCCTCAACAGGAATACCGGCCATCAGGTCAACATTTCCATTTTCTGTTATAAGAATATCGTTTTCAATTCTTATGCCAAGCTTTTCATCCCTGATATAAATACCGGGTTCGCAGGTCAACACCATTCCCGGTTTTAAAGGTTCTGTAAAAATACCTACATCATGAACGCCAAGCCCAAGAAAATGAGATACATCATGGGGATAATACTTTTTAAATTCAGAAGATTTAGCCTTAATATTCTTTACATCAACAGGTTTTACCAGTTTAAGATCAACAAGCTCTTTTGCTATTAATTCCCTTGTTATCATAATTATCTCTTTAACAGTTAAACCTGGTTTCATTTCTGCTATGGTGCCTTTCATAGCTCTTAAAACTGCATTATAAACATCTTTTTGACGTTTTGCAAATTTACCGTTAACAGGAACTGATCTTGTCATATCAGCATTATAGTTTGCCCAGCCGGCAGCAACATCAAGAAGTATTATATCACCGTCATTGCATGGATCATCATTTTTAATATAATGTAAAAAGCAGGCATTTTCACCTGAAGCAATAATAGGTTCGTAGTCAGCAAAAGATGCACCCTGTTTTATGAATTCATGTGCAAGCTCTGCCTGCACTTCATACTCCATTACCCCGGGTTTAATGAATTTCAAAAGTCGTCTGAAGCCATCACCGGTTATATCACATGCCTTGCGGATTAGTTCAATTTCAGTATTTGATTTAACTGCACGTAACCCGTAAATCAGCGGTGATATGCGGTGATAATTATGCAGAGGATAGTATTTTTTACAGAAGCCAATAAATCTGGCATCTCTTGATTCAACAATATTTTTTGACCTGTCATGGTCATTAGTATTAAGATAAATATCTGAAACAGAGCACATTGTATCATGCAATGCATCTTCGAATCGGGAAAGCTCATAAACAGTTTTAATTCCCGATATCTCCGAAGCATCAGCAGGAGAAAGCTTTTTCCCTTCCCAAACTTCAAGATCCGGGTTATGATCACGAATAAATAATACTTCCCTAAGCTCCGGGTTTTTATTCCCCGGATTCAGTAACAATATAGTTTCTTCCTGCTGAATTCCTGTCAGGTAAAAAAGATCGCTGTTTTGAATAAATTTCATTGTCCCGTCTGCATTTGAGGGCATATTATCGTTCGAATTAAAAATTGCAGCAGAATCCGGTAACATTAACGATGCAAGACGTTTTCTGTTTTCAGTAAAGAAAGAGCTGTTTATGTTTATTTTTTTCATTTATCTCAGGCAATAATGCCGGTTAATTTTGTTAAAAATTTTTCTAATGAAAATGATCATATATTTCGGTCTTTATAATCTGCGCTTTTAAAATGTATCCTGAACTCAGTGCAGCCTGCTGTAACAATTTCTATTATTCCGTCAAGCTGTTTTACCAGGGTATTTACAAGCTTTAAACCGAATGAAGCTGAATTTTCAATATCAGGTTTTTGCTTCATACCTATTCCGTCATCTCTTATCAACAACCAGTATTCTTTGTTATACTCATCGTATGCAGCATTTATATAAACATTTCCTTTGCGGCCGTCAGGGAAAGCGTGTTTAAGCGAATTTGAAACTATCTCATTTATTATTAAGCCGGCAGGAATAGCATTATCAATTGACATGATCATTCGGCTTACATCAGTTTTTATCTTCACCCTGTCTTCAAGAATACCGTATGAGTGCTGTAAATGAGTAGTAACAGTTTCAATATATTCTTTAAAATCAATGTGAGCAAGGTCCTTAGTCTGGTACAACTTCTGGTGAATTAAGGACATAGATTGAACCCTGTTCTGGCTTTCTCTGAAAAGCTGTTTTATTTTATCATCTTTCACATACCCCGCCTGCAGCTTAAGCAAGCTGGTAACTATTTGCAGGTTATTTTTTACCCTGTGATGAATTTCCTTTAAAAGGATATCCTTTTCTACAAGTGAGCGTTTCAAAGCTTCTTCAGATTTTTTCTTTTCAGAAACATCCCGCTGAACACCCCATATACTTGTCAAAAGCCCGTTTTCAATTACTCCGGATATATTTATAACAAAATATTTTTCCCTGCCCTCGGGATCGAATTCTGTTACTTCATCTTCTATAACGCTGTAATCATTCATAACGAATTTCATTATTCTGGATGATTCATCAGGATTCTGGAATTTTAAGCTTGAAGTACTTTTCCCGATAATTTTTTCCGGATCGTCTTCATCATACATTTTGGAAAAAACACTGTTGCATTCTGCTATATATACATGTTTCCGAATAAGCTCTACCTGTTCATCAACTGCCAGATCTACCGAAACCGGCTTTTTGAATTCAAGCCTGAAAATCCCTTCAGAGCTGTGTTCAACAAAATTGCGGTATTTAATTTCTGAAAGCCTGATCTTTTCCTGGTTCTTTTTGCTTTCAGTAATATCTGTAGCAATACCAAGCACTGCTTTTTTTCCGTTAAACTCAATAATTCTGGCACTGTAATTAAGCCATTTTTCCTCTTTGTTTTTTGCAATGATCTTCATTTCATAATTATCCGGAACATATTCTCCTTTAAGCCTCTTTTCACCCCGTTCTCTTGCTGTTGATTTAAATTCTTCATGAACCAGGTCCCAGAAGTTTTTCTTCAGTATTTCTTCTGTCTTATATCCGGTTATTACTTCAGAATACGGGTTTGCATAAACAAATTTTTCATCCTGGAATATCACAACCTGGGCAGGCATTGATTCTGCAACAGCGCGGAATTTTTCTTCACTAAGCTTTATTAACTCATCAGATATCCTTCTGTCTGTCATATCCCTTTGAATACCAAG
Coding sequences within:
- a CDS encoding aminopeptidase P family protein, which produces MKKININSSFFTENRKRLASLMLPDSAAIFNSNDNMPSNADGTMKFIQNSDLFYLTGIQQEETILLLNPGNKNPELREVLFIRDHNPDLEVWEGKKLSPADASEISGIKTVYELSRFEDALHDTMCSVSDIYLNTNDHDRSKNIVESRDARFIGFCKKYYPLHNYHRISPLIYGLRAVKSNTEIELIRKACDITGDGFRRLLKFIKPGVMEYEVQAELAHEFIKQGASFADYEPIIASGENACFLHYIKNDDPCNDGDIILLDVAAGWANYNADMTRSVPVNGKFAKRQKDVYNAVLRAMKGTIAEMKPGLTVKEIIMITRELIAKELVDLKLVKPVDVKNIKAKSSEFKKYYPHDVSHFLGLGVHDVGIFTEPLKPGMVLTCEPGIYIRDEKLGIRIENDILITENGNVDLMAGIPVEAEEIEQIMNN